One genomic window of Ziziphus jujuba cultivar Dongzao chromosome 4, ASM3175591v1 includes the following:
- the LOC125422081 gene encoding wall-associated receptor kinase-like 1, whose protein sequence is MITHVLLLCFFITEVASGGPTAKSGCQKQCGNLSIPCPFGIGSGCFLNEWFEVLCIKDNITPLLRHIKQEVMEISVEAGTIQVRKPITFWNCNRETRQSPNLEGSPFVFSQKKRFTAVGCGAFRLLISSKVSTNIAGCMSTCGETGNHSCSGVNCCQANIPLNLNSFKTSFHTVDREKEKVCKYAFLVDQDWFMSNFTDISSFK, encoded by the coding sequence ATGATAACCCATGTccttcttttatgttttttcatcACTGAAGTAGCATCAGGAGGACCCACAGCCAAGTCAGGCTGTCAAAAGCAATGCGGAAACTTGAGCATCCCATGCCCTTTCGGAATCGGATCCGGCTGTTTCCTCAACGAATGGTTTGAAGTACTCTGCATCAAAGACAACATCACACCACTTTTAAGACACATCAAGCAAGAAGTGATGGAGATTTCCGTCGAAGCTGGCACGATTCAGGTTAGAAAGCCCATTACCTTTTGGAACTGCAACAGAGAAACCCGCCAGAGCCCCAACTTGGAAGGTAGCCCTTTTGTGTTCTCACAGAAGAAAAGGTTCACCGCCGTGGGTTGTGGAGCATTCAGGTTGTTGATTTCGTCAAAAGTGTCAACGAATATTGCCGGCTGCATGTCCACTTGCGGTGAGACTGGAAACCACAGCTGTAGTGGGGTAAATTGCTGCCAGGCAAACATCCCCTTGAATCTAAATTCCTTCAAGACCAGTTTTCATACCGTTGACCGCGAAAAAGAGAAGGTTTGCAAGTATGCTTTCCTTGTGGATCAAGATTGGTTTATGTCCAATTTTACTGATATTTCTTCGTTTAAATAG
- the LOC132799172 gene encoding wall-associated receptor kinase-like 3 → MEGKQFPFYLLLLFSWLMVNQVASDIPTTKKGSDPQCGNVSIPFPFGIKQGCFLDEWFEIVCQNDNSSNTIPKPILNRTKLEVIEISVEGTLQVRNPITFLNCSDKQIRQSANLEGSPFKYSQNNKFAAVGCGAIALMNSGEASIGGCSSICNNTAYGNSCNGINCCQTTIPSNLKSFNTIFLNLPGEGSGNQCKFAFMADQRWLESGSKNISAIQDMVDVPVELNWELYHYSTYDIFGTFVETNSSGSSEYNCSTNIATSEYGCYANSSCDVYIVNANQQRLQCTCGSSWAFEGNPYLLQGCKDIDHCKKDPNYCGEGYICTDYPGAVGCSLPEHKKSPLKAILIGVGSGVLGLLFLSASAWLLTKYIKKRRREKFFKQNGGLLLQQQLSSGEANIEKTKLFKSDELEKATDQFNTNRVLGQGGQGTVYKGMLADGKIVAVKKSKKVDGFKVAEFINEVVILSQINHRSVVKLLGCCLETEVSLLVYEFIPNGTLFRYIHDQNEGFELTWETRLQIAQEIAGALSYLHSAASFPIYHRDIKSSNILLDEKYRAKIADFGTSRSVTIEQTHLTTLVYGTFGYLDPEYFQSSQFTDKSDVYSFGVVLAELLTGRKPVFMEAEEGGSLAASFILSMEENRLFDIVDARVLKEATGEKEAIMAVAKLAKRCLDLSGRKRPSMKEVAMELERIQKSVKASDYVEQNVEVVEYDRNEMTAPWDDVSISTWSASYGGIASSSDMEAPLNEKHMVTYK, encoded by the exons atggagggAAAACAATTTCCATTTTATCTTCTTCTGTTGTTTTCATGGCTTATGGTCAATCAAGTAGCATCAGATATACCAACAACCAAGAAAGGCTCTGATCCACAATGTGGAAATGTTAGCATCCCATTCCCTTTTGGGATCAAACAGGGCTGTTTCCTGGACGAATGGTTCGAAATCGTTTGCCAAAACGACAACTCATCGAACACCATTCCGAAACCCATTTTGAACAGAACAAAACTAGAAGTGATCGAGATCTCTGTCGAAGGCACTCTTCAGGTGAGGAACCCAATCACCTTTTTGAATTGCAGTGACAAGCAAATCCGCCAAAGCGCTAACTTAGAAGGAAGCCCTTTTAAGTACTCTCAAAACAACAAGTTCGCAGCCGTTGGTTGCGGAGCCATTGCTTTGATGAATTCCGGCGAAGCATCCATTGGTGGATGCTCCTCCATTTGTAATAACACGGCTTATGGTAATAGCTGCAATGGTATAAATTGCTGCCAGACAACCATACCATCAAATCTCAAATCATTCAATACCATTTTTCTCAACCTTCCGGGTGAGGGTAGCGGAAATCAATGTAAGTTTGCATTCATGGCGGACCAACGGTGGTTGGAATCCGGTTCGAAAAATATTTCTGCAATCCAAGACATGGTTGATGTTCCTGTGGAGCTTAACTGGGAGCTGTATCATTATTCAACCTATGATATATTTGGAACTTTTGTGGAGACCAATAGCTCTGGTTCTTCAGAATACAATTGCTCTACGAACATTGCAACCTCCGAATATGGTTGTTATGCAAATTCATCTTGCGATGTTTACATTGTAAATGCAAATCAGCAAAGGCTTCAGTGCACATGCGGATCGTCATGGGCCTTCGAAGGAAACCCGTATCTTCTTCAAGGATGTAAAg ATATTGATCATTGCAAGAAAGATCCTAATTATTGTGGCGAAGGCTATATTTGTACTGACTATCCTGGAGCCGTTGGCTGCAGCCTTCCAGAGCACAAAAAGTCTCCACTAAAAGCAATTTTAATTG GTGTTGGCAGCGGCGTCCTTGGATTGTTGTTTCTATCAGCTTCAGCATGGTTGCTAACcaagtatattaaaaaaagacgCAGAGAAaagtttttcaaacaaaatggtGGATTGTTGTTACAACAACAATTATCTTCAGGGGAAGCCAATATTGAGAAAACCAAGTTGTTTAAATCAGATGAGTTAGAGAAGGCAACTGACCAGTTCAACACGAACAGAGTTCTTGGCCAGGGAGGTCAAGGTACTGTTTACAAAGGAATGTTGGCAGATGGAAAAATTGTTGCTGTCAAGAAGTCTAAAAAAGTTGATGGATTCAAAGTCGCAGAGTTCATTAATGAAGTTGTCATTCTTTCACAAATTAATCACAGGAGTGTTGTTAAACTACTAGGATGTTGTTTGGAGACTGAAGTTTCTCTGCTAGTTTATGAGTTTATACCAAATGGAACATTGTTCCGGTATATCCATGATCAAAATGAGGGTTTTGAACTAACATGGGAAACCCGCCTACAAATTGCACAGGAAATTGCAGGAGCTCTTTCCTACTTGCATTCTGCTGCTTCCTTTCCCATTTATCACCGTGACATAAAGTCTTCAAACATTCTCCTAGACGAAAAGTACAGAGCAAAAATAGCAGATTTTGGAACTTCAAGATCGGTTACAATTGAGCAAACACACCTCACCACATTAGTATATGGCACATTTGGATACTTGGACCCTGAATACTTCCAGTCAAGCCAGTTTACCGATAAGAGTGACGTATATAGCTTTGGGGTGGTTCTTGCTGAGCTGTTGACAGGACGAAAACCAGTTTTTATGGAGGCAGAGGAAGGAGGAAGTCTAGCAGCTTCTTTCATTCTTTCCATGGAAGAGAATCGTTTGTTTGACATTGTTGATGCTCGAGTCTTGAAGGAAGCAACTGGCGAGAAAGAAGCAATAATGGCAGTTGCTAAACTTGCGAAAAGATGCTTGGATTTGAGTGGAAGGAAAAGGCCTTCGATGAAAGAAGTGGCAATGGAGCTGGAGAGAATTCAAAAATCAGTTAAAGCTTCTGATTATGTTGAGCAAAATGTTGAAGTGGTTGAATATGATAGAAATGAAATGACTGCACCTTGGGATGATGTTTCTATATCGACATGGTCAGCTTCCTATGGTGGTATTGCTTCCTCATCAGATATGGAAGCACCTCTGAATGAGAAACATATGGTTACTTATAAGTAA